The proteins below are encoded in one region of Armatimonadota bacterium:
- a CDS encoding aldose 1-epimerase family protein, with translation MPRLFGKSYTRDELLKRVGDLSQIGGVRVHERADGFERGVRTADFRTGTGLNFSVLIDRGLDISSAEFCGQSLAWRSSTSDVAPQYFEEPGLRWLRSFYGGLVVTCGLTYAGAPTVDQGRELGLHGRISNTPATNVYADGEWQGDDYVMWVRGRMRETVVFGENIELDRKITARLGESKIWIHDKVTNMGYQEMEHMILYHINLGFPVIDEGSRLIGPIKDSQPRDAEAEIDREKYAEFPAPTVGFKEKCYYLDMIPDAKGDVSAGIVNPGFNGGQGFGVYVKYPKRELPEFTEWKMNDAGTYVVGMEPANCRVEGRAKERARGALQFLKPGEIREYHLEIGLLNSPDDIREFEARARAALGV, from the coding sequence ATGCCCAGGCTTTTCGGAAAGTCCTATACGAGGGATGAGTTGCTCAAGAGAGTGGGGGACTTGTCTCAGATCGGTGGGGTCCGCGTTCACGAGCGTGCGGACGGTTTCGAGCGCGGCGTCCGAACCGCCGACTTCCGCACCGGCACCGGCCTGAACTTCTCGGTACTTATCGACAGGGGTCTCGATATCTCCTCTGCCGAGTTCTGCGGGCAGTCGCTTGCTTGGCGATCATCTACCTCTGATGTTGCTCCCCAGTACTTTGAGGAGCCGGGACTCCGCTGGCTGCGGAGTTTCTACGGCGGCCTGGTAGTGACTTGCGGGCTTACATACGCCGGCGCTCCGACGGTTGACCAGGGCAGGGAACTCGGCCTCCACGGGCGTATATCGAACACGCCGGCGACCAACGTCTATGCCGATGGCGAGTGGCAGGGCGACGATTACGTCATGTGGGTCAGGGGCAGGATGCGCGAAACAGTCGTCTTTGGCGAGAATATCGAACTGGATCGCAAGATCACGGCCAGACTCGGCGAGTCGAAGATCTGGATTCACGACAAGGTGACGAACATGGGCTACCAGGAGATGGAGCACATGATCCTCTATCACATCAACCTCGGCTTCCCGGTGATTGACGAGGGCAGCCGGCTGATCGGCCCGATCAAAGACTCCCAGCCGCGCGATGCCGAGGCCGAGATAGACAGGGAGAAGTACGCCGAGTTCCCCGCGCCGACCGTCGGCTTCAAGGAGAAGTGCTACTACCTCGACATGATCCCTGATGCGAAGGGGGATGTGTCGGCGGGTATCGTCAATCCCGGCTTCAACGGCGGGCAGGGCTTCGGGGTCTACGTGAAGTATCCGAAGAGGGAACTCCCCGAGTTCACCGAGTGGAAGATGAACGATGCGGGTACATACGTCGTCGGCATGGAGCCCGCCAACTGCCGCGTCGAGGGCCGAGCGAAAGAGAGAGCGCGTGGCGCCCTCCAGTTCCTCAAACCGGGCGAGATTCGCGAGTACCACCTCGAGATCGGACTTCTGAACTCGCCAGACGATATCAGGGAGTTTGAGGCGCGGGCGAGAGCGGCTCTTGGCGTTTGA
- the gltA gene encoding NADPH-dependent glutamate synthase — translation MPKQIASREDMPRQSPEERARNFDEVALGYDEDQAIRESKRCLQCKNRPCVAGCPVGIDIPGVIRLVSEGKFAEAAVLLKRTNALPAICGRVCPQEEQCEEVCLLGKLGEPVAIGRIERFVADWEASHQEQMGLCEVSLEPPPDLHLARVAVIGAGPAGLTAAGELACLGYDVTLFEALHEPGGVLTYGIPNFRLPRDILRREVEYVESLGVELKTNVVIGRTLTVQDLFDMGYGAIFIGTGAGLPQFLNIPGENLNGVYSANEFLTRVNLMQARSFPEYVTPVKIGKKVAVFGAGNVAMDAARCSLRLGADRVSVVYRRSRAEMPAREEEIENAKEEGVAFELLTAPVRFLGDEQGWLRAVECIRIELGEPDDTGRRRPVPVEGSEFTIEVDTAIIAIGQSPNPMVRHSTPDLRTTKWGGIVTDEETGATSIPGVYAGGDAVTGAATVITAMGAGKKAAHAIDKYIRSIGHQH, via the coding sequence ATGCCGAAACAGATCGCCTCGCGTGAGGATATGCCGCGTCAGTCGCCGGAGGAGCGAGCGCGGAACTTTGATGAGGTTGCGCTCGGATACGATGAAGATCAGGCGATCAGGGAGTCGAAACGATGCCTCCAGTGCAAGAACAGGCCCTGCGTCGCTGGGTGCCCCGTCGGTATTGACATTCCCGGGGTCATACGACTTGTCTCGGAGGGCAAGTTCGCCGAGGCCGCAGTGCTGCTGAAGAGAACGAATGCGCTCCCCGCGATCTGCGGCCGAGTCTGCCCGCAGGAGGAGCAGTGCGAAGAGGTGTGTCTGCTCGGGAAGCTGGGTGAACCCGTTGCTATCGGCCGGATCGAGCGTTTCGTCGCGGATTGGGAGGCATCGCATCAGGAGCAGATGGGCCTCTGTGAGGTTTCGCTGGAGCCGCCGCCCGACCTCCACCTGGCGAGAGTGGCCGTCATCGGTGCGGGGCCGGCGGGGCTGACAGCCGCCGGTGAACTCGCGTGTCTCGGTTACGATGTTACGCTCTTCGAAGCCCTGCACGAGCCTGGTGGCGTCCTGACGTACGGCATCCCGAACTTCCGGCTTCCCCGTGACATACTGCGGCGTGAGGTCGAGTACGTGGAGTCCCTGGGTGTCGAACTGAAGACCAACGTCGTCATCGGCAGGACGCTGACAGTGCAGGACCTCTTCGATATGGGCTACGGCGCGATCTTCATCGGCACGGGCGCGGGTCTTCCGCAGTTCCTGAACATCCCGGGCGAGAACCTGAACGGCGTCTACTCCGCTAACGAGTTTCTGACGCGTGTGAACCTCATGCAGGCCCGGAGCTTCCCCGAGTATGTGACTCCCGTCAAGATCGGGAAGAAGGTCGCTGTCTTCGGTGCGGGCAATGTGGCCATGGATGCCGCCCGCTGTTCGCTCAGGCTCGGCGCTGACAGGGTTTCCGTCGTCTACCGACGGTCTCGAGCCGAGATGCCTGCACGAGAGGAGGAGATCGAGAACGCGAAGGAAGAGGGGGTGGCCTTCGAACTGCTCACCGCGCCGGTAAGGTTTTTAGGCGACGAGCAGGGTTGGCTTCGCGCCGTCGAGTGCATTCGGATAGAGTTGGGCGAGCCGGACGACACGGGGCGCAGAAGGCCCGTTCCAGTCGAAGGCTCGGAGTTTACCATCGAGGTGGACACGGCCATCATCGCCATCGGGCAGAGCCCAAATCCGATGGTTCGACATAGCACTCCTGATCTCCGGACTACGAAATGGGGCGGAATCGTGACCGATGAGGAGACCGGCGCGACCTCCATCCCCGGGGTCTACGCCGGCGGGGACGCGGTCACCGGCGCGGCGACGGTAATCACGGCGATGGGTGCCGGCAAGAAGGCCGCCCACGCGATAGACAAGTACATCCGTTCAATCGGCCATCAGCACTAA